The sequence GAAAAGCCAGTATTGATGCTGAGCGTTTTTGTGCAGGTCGGCGACGGCTTTGAATTCGGCATCGTGCAGGCTATAAATCCTGACCATATTGCCATCGCCTTTGATATCTTCCTTTTTTATAAAGTGGGCGAATTTGGCGAGGCCATCCTGATCGACAGAAAAATTATAGTCTTTCAGTAATTCGGATTCCGGATCGGGTATGGCGTTATTAAAATCAAAATCTCCTTTGAAGCGCAGGCCATTGACAATCCACAGCAACTTGGGATAAAAAGCGTTGCGGCTTTGCATCTCTTCCGCTGACATAGCCGAGTGCTGGAACTCCAGGGTGATACCTTTGGGGGTATGCACATCCGCGCGGTGAAATTCGCCGCTCTGCTCATCGCGGAAAATAACCTCGCGCCAGGCTTCAGGGAATTTGTTCTGCCAGTCGAGATGCCATTGGGTCATGGGCTCCCACCAAGGGTCGCAGTCGAAGCGTTTACGGTGGGCCCAATGGTGTACCTTTACGCTGCCGCATTTGGCGATAACGGGGTTGCCG comes from Mucilaginibacter mali and encodes:
- a CDS encoding competence protein CoiA — its product is MTRYANVNGIKTEPASGLKGVCPGCGNPVIAKCGSVKVHHWAHRKRFDCDPWWEPMTQWHLDWQNKFPEAWREVIFRDEQSGEFHRADVHTPKGITLEFQHSAMSAEEMQSRNAFYPKLLWIVNGLRFKGDFDFNNAIPDPESELLKDYNFSVDQDGLAKFAHFIKKEDIKGDGNMVRIYSLHDAEFKAVADLHKNAQHQYWLFNWKYKHRGWLTCSAPVFLDFGDEFLYWIKKRQQVITTLIYLQIVKKKDFLAKYGA